TCGAGAGCGTTGCTGGCCAGCGTCTTGCTCCAGATGTAATGGCCTCGCGCACTGAAGTTGTGGGAGAGACGCTTCTCCAGGCTTACCTGCAAGCCGTTGTAGTTCGAGTTTTGGCTGGACTGCAGGTTGTAGACGTTGGAGTAGGTGGGGGTTGCGGCCGAGAGCCCGAACTCCGAGTTCAGCGGACGGCGGTTGTTGACTGTGCTGCTGGTATTTGCATAAGCGCAGGCCTTGGTTTTATCGGTGCAGCTTGGGCCTGAGGTACCGCTCGCCGTGATATTGAACTGCGGTGGGTTGAGATCGTGATAGATCGGCAGCTTTCTGTTGAGCGAGGCTACGTAGTTGATGGAAAGCGCGAGACCGTTGCCCAGTTCCTGCTGGATACCGGCGTTGATCTGGTAGGTCACCGGCCATTCAAAGTGCGAATCGAACGAGGAGACCTGATTAAGGGCAAGGAAGCTTGCGGTTGAGGTGTGAGGTGTAAACGTCAGAGTTGGGAAAGGATTGACGCCGCCGGGAAATTCAGTGGGATCGTTCGAATAAGGATGGGCCATCGAGACGACCTTGCTGAAGGTAGGACGAACGGCGTAAGGAGCGAAGTTGGAGGGAAGCTCCCACAGGTTGCCGGAGATGCCGCCGTAGAAGAGACCGCCCGCGGCGTGGAAGACAGTTTTTCCATTGCCATAGGGGTCATACGAGAGGCCGATACGCGGCGAGATGTGGCTGGAAGGCGTAAAGGCTCCGGTGGTGGGAACGCCCGGATCACCAGGGAAGAGCATACCGATCGGCGCCAGTTGCGGGCCGGTCTTGCCTGCGATGTTGACGGTTTTGAAGGCGTGAGACTGCACACCGGGGATGAAGTTGGTCTGGCGGTTCTGCGTATCGGTGGGAGCTTGCTGCCAGTCGTAACGCAGGCCCAGGTTGACGGTCAGATTCGGAAGAATGCGCCAGTCATCCTGAGCGAAGAGAGCGAAGTTCCAGTAATTGGCTTCCGCGTACTCGCCGGTGTCCTGTTCAAAGGTGTTGGGAAGGCCGAGCAGGTAATCGGACAAAGAGTTTGTGGTGCGAACGGATTTGGTTGTGGCATAGGAAAAGACGCCATAGTTATCGAGCGATGTGAGCTGGAAGTCTTTTTCGAGGCTGGTTTCAGCTCCGAGGGAGAGCGTGTGCTTGCCGCGCGATGTGCTGATCAGGTCGCGGAAGGCGTAAAGATTGGTTCCCGCCTTGGGGCCGGTGATGGCCTGCGAAAGCGTGAACCATGTAGGGATGCTGACCTGTCCGCGAGAGGGCGAGCCGGAGATTCCGAAGTCGGAACCGAAGTCTGCAAAGGTGCTGTTGCTTGGGACGGGGATACGGCCACCGGCTTGTCTGGTATAGCTCAGCCAAGCTTGGTTGACAGTGCGCTCATTGACCGTCCAGGTATCGCTGATGTTCGCGTTCTGCTGCTTGGTAGCGTAGTTGGAAAAGCTCCAGTGGCTTGGTGTCAGACCGCCTGGGTTCGAGCGAATGCTGTAGTCATACAGAAAATAGCTCAAGGTGAGGCGGTGATTCGGAGTCACCTGATGGTCCGTCTTGATGAGGTACTGGTTGTACATCTCCGGTGTGGGATCGTACTCCCTGTAGGTATATTGATTGTCGCCGAATTGACCCGCTCCCACGCCAGGCTTGATGCCTTGAGAGTTCAGATATTGCACAATTTTGACTGCTGTGGGATCGAGCGGGGTGGTAATGATGTTGCCAGGGTAGGGGGTGTTTGTCGCGGGGTTGCAGACGAGGAAGTGAAACGCTTTGCTGGCAGAGCTTGATGGGCTTGTCGCGCAGTTCGCTTGTTCGGTAGCTGACGGCAGATTTTCGCTGAAGTTGCCGCTGAGTTGGGCCGCGTCTGGAACATTGCCACTGAATGCCGAAGAGGTAGTGGCGCGCAGGCCGCCGAAGCTGCCGAAGAAAAAGTCCTTATTTTTGCGAATAGGGCCGCCGAAAGTAGCGCCGTACTCGTTGCGGGCATAGGGTTGCTTGGTTATCTGGTTGTGTGAGACAGCAGTGAAGTTTTTGGTGCGATAAAACTCGAAAGCCGATCCGTGGAACTGGTTGGTTCCGTCCTTAGTAACAAGGCTGACGACGGCTGCCGCGTAGCGCCCAAGCGTGGCGCTGAAGTTGTTTGTCTCAACGTGGAACTGGCTGATCGCATCGGGAGTTGGTACCGCGTTACCACTGTTGCGGAGGCCGGTCATGTTAAGGCCGCCATCGAGATAGTAGGAAACCTGGCCAGTGAAATCGTCTGTGGAACCGTTGATGTAAACGTGCTGCTCTTTGAAGCCAAGACTGTTTTGCGTGCTGTTGGACTGAACACCGGGAGTCAGGCTGAGCAACTGATAGGTGTCGCGACCGACAAGAGGAAGATTTTCGATTTCAACGTTGGAGATGGTGCGGCCGATGGTTGCATTGCTCAGATTGATGAGAGGCGCGCCGCTGCTGACGTTGACCGTCTCGGTCGTCTCGCCGTTCTGCAACTGGAAGGTGAGGTCAGCTTCCTGCATAACAGAAAGAACAACGCCGGTGCGCTGGAGCGTCTTGAATCCTGGGGCTGAAACGGAGATTTTGTAGGGGCCGACCGGAAGAAACTCATCGCGAAAAGATCCATCGTCTTTTGCGGTAACAGTACGGGTGAAGTTTGTGTCGGTCTGGGTCACTGTGATGGTCGCGTGGGGAATGACCGCGCCGGTAGAGTCGGTGACACTTCCAACCATTGTGGCAGTTGTTAGTTGGGCCATGGCGATATTGCTAAAGCTGAGCAGAAACACACTCAGCGCAAGCATAACCATGCAGGATGCAGAGCGTAATTTGATTGTCATTTTGAGGCCTCTCATGAGTCAAACGTTTGTCTAAACTGGATGCTGATACCAGAATCGAATTTATTTTTTTACTGTCTCTAGATCAGCAATGCTTTTTTCAGGTGACGCTAAAAGATAGTTCGCTCAACGAACAATTGTCAATCAATTCGACGACCTCTTGAGAAATATTTTTGAGATCGAATATGCGAGCAGCGGTAATGTTACTTTTTGGTCATATTCGGATTGTAAAAAACGGTTTCAACACCCTGAGAGCTGATGCCGATGGTTACGTTTCCAGTGCTGTTCAGCGATATCTGAGCTCGCCCGTTATACATCTGAACGACGCGAGATCCTGTCGATGTGCCGCAGTTGTCAATTAGCGTGCCATCGCCGGCGAGTGAGAAATGCACTAAGTTTCTTGCATTTAGACACAAGACGCCGTTGGCATCATAGACGCGGCCTTCCACTGTAATGAGCTCTTTCCCGTCTATCGTTTTCCGTCCGATCTCGGACAAGGCCAACTTGGCTGGCGGACCCCACTTTTCGGTCTGATAATCAAATTCGATCTCATCTTTGACAGTAACTTTTCCCTTGGTGGCTATCACCTTGAGATTGTTCTTACCGTGCACAAATGGGGTCATCCACCGGAGCCCGGCAGCCGGGAAGTCCTGACTATTACGGTGTTTGACGCCCACAGACTTTCCATTGACGAAGAGTTCGGCGCTGTCGCAGTTGGAATAGACCTTGACCATCTTCAACTCGCCTTCATCGCCCCATCGTATCGGCCAGCTATGTCCATAGAGGTGGACCATCGGTGCATCGCTC
This region of Edaphobacter dinghuensis genomic DNA includes:
- a CDS encoding TonB-dependent receptor, with the protein product MTIKLRSASCMVMLALSVFLLSFSNIAMAQLTTATMVGSVTDSTGAVIPHATITVTQTDTNFTRTVTAKDDGSFRDEFLPVGPYKISVSAPGFKTLQRTGVVLSVMQEADLTFQLQNGETTETVNVSSGAPLINLSNATIGRTISNVEIENLPLVGRDTYQLLSLTPGVQSNSTQNSLGFKEQHVYINGSTDDFTGQVSYYLDGGLNMTGLRNSGNAVPTPDAISQFHVETNNFSATLGRYAAAVVSLVTKDGTNQFHGSAFEFYRTKNFTAVSHNQITKQPYARNEYGATFGGPIRKNKDFFFGSFGGLRATTSSAFSGNVPDAAQLSGNFSENLPSATEQANCATSPSSSASKAFHFLVCNPATNTPYPGNIITTPLDPTAVKIVQYLNSQGIKPGVGAGQFGDNQYTYREYDPTPEMYNQYLIKTDHQVTPNHRLTLSYFLYDYSIRSNPGGLTPSHWSFSNYATKQQNANISDTWTVNERTVNQAWLSYTRQAGGRIPVPSNSTFADFGSDFGISGSPSRGQVSIPTWFTLSQAITGPKAGTNLYAFRDLISTSRGKHTLSLGAETSLEKDFQLTSLDNYGVFSYATTKSVRTTNSLSDYLLGLPNTFEQDTGEYAEANYWNFALFAQDDWRILPNLTVNLGLRYDWQQAPTDTQNRQTNFIPGVQSHAFKTVNIAGKTGPQLAPIGMLFPGDPGVPTTGAFTPSSHISPRIGLSYDPYGNGKTVFHAAGGLFYGGISGNLWELPSNFAPYAVRPTFSKVVSMAHPYSNDPTEFPGGVNPFPTLTFTPHTSTASFLALNQVSSFDSHFEWPVTYQINAGIQQELGNGLALSINYVASLNRKLPIYHDLNPPQFNITASGTSGPSCTDKTKACAYANTSSTVNNRRPLNSEFGLSAATPTYSNVYNLQSSQNSNYNGLQVSLEKRLSHNFSARGHYIWSKTLASNALDGSNLAATFVDPNYPQLEAHQRSDQDRRNMVTASFVWTPDYFTSYNRYVRTALNGWTVTGIITMNSGQPFTVTTGTDVNGDGQTNDRPSVLPGRTPHTLGGKRSRLVEEGQWFDTSVYCIPGTAGCPGVGPLGLLGNTRPAQLDDPGYRDVDASLFRTFGIFESLKFQLRGEVTNVFNLTNLGTPSTAMNSSTFGEVTGSGGSNRIIQVGGRILF